From one Candidatus Rhodoluna planktonica genomic stretch:
- the ssb gene encoding single-stranded DNA-binding protein — protein MAGDVNVTIVGNLADDPELRYTQGGVAVVSVRVGSTPRTFNRQTNAWEDGETVWVRCTAWRELAENVAQSLTKGTRVLVTGRLKAPSAYTSAQGEARASLELEIDEIGPSLRYATTAVSRRAREGAAVTSDPWADAPATKAKAAAEDNWVNPGAAAGDDTPF, from the coding sequence ATGGCTGGGGATGTCAATGTCACGATTGTCGGCAATCTAGCTGACGATCCAGAATTGCGCTACACCCAAGGTGGCGTCGCGGTGGTTAGCGTTCGAGTTGGTTCAACTCCTCGCACCTTCAACCGCCAGACCAACGCATGGGAAGATGGCGAAACCGTTTGGGTTCGCTGCACCGCTTGGCGTGAGCTTGCTGAGAATGTTGCTCAGTCGCTTACTAAAGGCACCCGCGTTTTGGTTACCGGACGCCTAAAGGCACCATCTGCTTACACCTCAGCTCAGGGCGAAGCTCGCGCATCGCTTGAGCTTGAAATTGACGAAATCGGCCCATCGTTGCGTTACGCAACTACAGCCGTTAGCCGTCGCGCTCGTGAGGGAGCAGCAGTGACCAGCGACCCTTGGGCTGATGCACCAGCAACTAAGGCAAAAGCCGCCGCTGAAGACAACTGGGTCAACCCAGGTGCCGCAGCGGGCGACGACACCCCGTTCTA